The stretch of DNA TCTTGGCCTGGAAAAACAGGAATGATGACCGTAAATCTTTATCCTAAGACTTATGAATCAGGTCAGCTGTTAAACCTGCCTTTTAAGTCAGACATTGATGTTAAGTCTATGGTGCAGGCCAATAAGTTTTACATTGGCAATCAGGAGTGGTTGCTAGGACCTGAAATTCAGGCTGGCTGGTGGCGTGGAATCGGCGTTTCGGAGGCTGCTCGAACTCAAACCTACCTAACAACCATAGGCCATGGCCTTAAGGCTCTTTTTGTATATTATTTTAGCGAGGGGCAAAATTGGCAACATGACTGGGCCTATCACCAGATCCGTCCGATATTTGACAAGCTGCTAGCAGATCAAGGGTTTGAATGGGTTCCATCCGGGCAGCTGCCAGATTCATTTTGGGAGGAATTGCAAGATCGTGTTGATGACAATATTGTCGTTGGATTCAATGCTAAGGGCATCATATTGGATGGTCCAAATGCTGGCGCTGATTTGTATTTTGATGCTCCACTCGATGCTGAAGCTAATCCTCGCCCGCACTTTCATATTTTGGAAGATATTGGTAATAAAATCGCCCAGCCGTTTGGAGATTTTTTAGCTGGAGCCATCGAGGTGTCCGATAAGATCGGGTTGCTTAAAGATGTAAATTGTCATGCTCCTTCTCGAGCGGGCCAAAAGGACAACGTCCTATTGAATTCCGATTGGGCTGGAGGACTATTGGGCTTTTTGCTGCAAGCGGGATACAATCCCCGTATACTTCATGCTCATCTATTAAACGAGAAGTCATTGAAGGAACAAAAAATCGTGTTCCGCCAGGATTGTGGAGTTAGTAGTCATTCTTCGGCGATTCAGCTTAAGAATTACGTCTCGCAAGGTGGCGTTCTCATCAATTTTGCCGAACATACTTTTCTAGACGAAATAAAGAGCCAGGACCCTTTGCTTTGTGAGAATAAGGAATTTGCGTCTTTGAAGCTTCAATGGCAGGTTTGCACTCTTGGAAAAGGTCTCATCCTTCAAATTAAGGATCCATTTTACAGTCGGGTAAATTCTGACGACTACGCATCCCTAACAAAAATGATAGATTATCAACGATGGATGAAGGCGGAAATACCTGCATCATGGCCAGAACCACGGTTATCTATTGTCGGCGGTGGAGATAGAACGGTAGTTTTCGGTCGGATTTCACCTTCAAAAACGGGACTTTGGATTACCGTAAAAACTGGTCAAAAAGCAAAACAGGCGGTTGCAATTCGTATTGGCTCCGAAACATTAGCTATTGCAGGTTTGGCAAACTCAAAGCTGACCATACAAAACGTCGTGAGCGGCGAAAAAATGAGACACCTAATCGAGAAATCCGGAGATATTATCGTCAATATTGACCTTCAGTCTGAGGACAGTAAGGCCCTATTTGTCAGTCAAGAATTATAGTGAGGTAAATACAAAACAAATGACCGGGAGGGTTGTTCTATGCGCAAAGGAATTGTGCTCGTTGTATTGTCACTTTTGTGGTTTGACGCTTTAGCAGGACCTGAGTCCTTAGTCATGAGAAGGTACTTCGTTTCGACCTACCAAAGCTTAGAGTGCATGCGTGGGAAGGACGGACTTCTCATGGATAAGATTTTTGTAACCAATGAGAATAAACCCTGTCCCGTTGTTCCTGCGCCATATGTGGATACATCGCCCAGTAATATTGGTCTTGATCTTCTTGTTCAGGCCGAGGCCTTGCGTGATTCAATTCTTTACCGTCGAGCACTTAAAAATATTAACACCACTTTGATGACACTTACCAAAATGAGCTACCATGTCGATAGCGGCCTATTTTTCAACCGCTACAGGGTCGATGGCACTCTTATTCCAACGGACTTGTTTGTTTCTTCGGTAGATAATGTTCATCTCTATTTGGCCCTTTGGACTCTAAGCCAGCCACCCTACTCTTTCGATGTTGCTAGGGATCTTGTGCAACGAATGAATCTTTCTATTTTTCACGAGCCAAATACTGATTTGGCCTACGGAGGAATTGAATATCGGCATGGGCAATGGAAATTGGTTGGATGGGGATATCGTTACCTGGGAACTGAAGCTCGAACTATCTATGCGTTGGGGAGAGCTCTCCAGATTTTTCCCACCGCACGCACGTCCGACAACGTTGTGGCCGAACTCTTTGTCCATCCTAACTTAGGTGAATTATTTGGGCTTTGGGACGGAGGTACTTTCCAACTTCTCTTGCCGGAACTCTTGCTTAAAGAGAGTCAATACTCAAAGAAGTTTAATCAATGGTTTCATAACTATATCAATTTCGTCGAAGCCGAAAAAACAAGAAGGGGTCTTCCCGTTTTTCCTGCTCATTCAGCCTGTCAAATCAGGGCCATACCAGATGACTACAATGGACATGTTGGTAGCCTCAGTTTAGTCAGTACATTCAATTTGGAGGCTTTAATTCCATCTATTCGAGACATTTGGGAGCAGGTCGTCTCTCCTCATGCTCTATTTCTTATGGCCACCGTTGACCCACAGCGCATGTTCCCGGAGATAAAGGGAATGGAATCTCTTACAGATGGACACAAAACGCTCTATCATCAAGAGCTGGGCTGGATGGATGGACTTCATGTGAATGGATCGATGAATGGGCACATTGTTCCAGCACTTCTAGCTTTAGATCAAACAATCATTGCCCTTTCTTTGATACAGTCAATGTCTTCCGATGGTCTTTTGAGTTCGGCGCGTCTGCTTCAGCAAGATCCGGCTCGAGTTGAGAGGCTGAAAGAATTCTATGGGGAAATTGAGCACTTGATGTCTCGCCGCCCTCAGTAGGATTTGATTTAACCTGAACCTGACTGACGGACCCTTTACTTGTGGTCATTTTTTGGCGATACCGAAAGAATCTCATCGGTTATCCCTTTTTCATCTGGTATTATTTTTACCTCAGATAGTCTCGGTATCAAGGTTGACCAATTTTTATCTTTACTAAAGATGACCCTAAAGAGAGGAAGTGATTCTGCGACTCTTTTTGCGTTAACGAGGGAAACGGCATGCCAAAATTTCATTTCCAGGTTTTCGGGAAACATCTTTTCTGCTTTTCCGTAATGATTGAGGGCTTCGTCAATTTTTTTCTCTTCAATCGCTAAATCTCCTTGATTCATGTGCTCGTACGCCTTGTGTAAAGTGTAGAGACGCCTGAGTTCCAAAATTGGATCTGAATTGTCTTCAACGTGCAAATCGACGAGACGCCCGCTTGTTGATTGGGATTGAGAAGGCTGCCCTGCCACAACCAGAATGGCCGCAGATTGCTTTCCCCTCAAGTCACCTCCCGCAGCCTGTGCGGCCTCTAATGCCTTGAGCAATCGCTCAGCAAGGGGACCTTTGCTTTCCAGAAAGGCTCTCTCCATGACTTCCGGAACGCCTTCTTTTATCATCAGATTTGATTGAACAGAATAGTTCTCCCCGGAGCGATACCCGGCAAATTTGATACATGACTTGCCGGAATGAGTGGCTACATTTCCCTTAAAATCAAGCATTGCAACCTGCCGAATCTCTGGATGAGGGTCGGCGGCCCTTATTGCCTGTAGTGCCTGCTTTGCTGACCAACCTTCTTCCATCAATTTAATTCCACTCGTTCCGTAGCGCGTATCTATAAAGGACTGAGTTGCTACAACACCAACACCGGCTTTGCCCCAAGGCACAAGTGAGCCAATAGCGAACCAGTGTGATTGAACAGCCACACCCATCTCTCCCGTTCGGGGGTCTCGTGCGACAATGGAATAGGTGTGTACGGGTCTCGTTGATTTTGGCCTTTCGATCGCTCTGGCTTCAGTGAGAAGCGAAAAGTGAAAGAGGGACAGAACTGAAATATAATAGATAGCCCTTTTCACAAATTTCTCCGCTATTATTGAATTATAAGAAATGGCCGAGGGAGATTACAAAACGGCCATTTGTGAGTCAAGTAGGGCTCGCTATGTTGTATTTACAGAATATGCAAGATAAATTACAGGCTTGTTAGATTTCTTCTAAAGGTTTGAGTAACGGTGGATTTCATGTGGGTCACTCGTCTAAAATCAGCCAATTTTGCCTTAATATATTTTATTTCTGTGAGGTTGCTTGGTTGCTCCCCATCTCACTCAATTCGGTTTCCCACCGCTGCAGAAGTTTCGAATCTTCAAGAAAGGCCTTCACTGAGGGTGTTGGCCAAAAAACGTGACAGACGAATTGGCGTGGGAGCCGTCAATTCCGTATCGAAGTATTCTGATTATTCTCGAAAACTAATTGCGGATGAATTTGACTTTCTTGTCTCAGATTACTTTATGAAATGGAAATGGATTCACCCTCATCGTGATCTCTGGAATTTTGATGTTTCTGATGAATTGGTGAGATTTGCTCAGTCCCACTCGCAGCAGGTGAAAGGGCATGCATTGCTTTGGCATCGATCTCTTCCTGACTACGTAAAAAACAATCCTATCGGTTGGAGTGAGGTGAGAGAGCATATCGAGACCTTAATGATAAGGTACAGGTCCCAGTTGTCTGCAAATGGAGACAAGACTCTTTTTGCTTGGGATGTTCTTAATGAAGCTATTGGTGACGTTGACGGAAATGGAAAAGTGGTCCTTCGTGAAACAATTTTTAAGCGGTCTTTGGGTGACAACTATGTGGACAGAGTTTTCGCATTAGCAAGAGCAACCGATCCCGATGCACTTTTGATCTACAATGATTTTGGCCTTGAGCTTCCGGGTCCGAAATCGGAATTCGCATTGGCATGGCTTGAGGAATTGAAGTTGCGAAAGGTGCCAATTGATGTGATCGGTTTTCAATTGCACATTCCGTTGTGGAAAAAGGGGGCCCTAGAGAAATTTGAAACGAATCTGAAGAGGTATTCAGGTCTTGGATTCCAGGTGATTTTGAGCGAAATCGATGTAGCTTTGTTTTCATCTCAAGAGGAGTTTCAATCGATGAGCGAGGAGCAGGTGAATCAACGTCTTGAGAAACAGAAGAGAGTTTATGCAGAATTAATGAGAATATGCTTAAGGAATTCAAAGTGCATTGGACTCAGTCCATGGGGATTGAGTGATGGGGACTCTTGGCTAAGAAAAACTTTAGGTAAGAATTTTGAGGCCCCCCTCCTCTTCGATGATAGATTCCGAAAAAAACCCGCCTATTGGGGGATTCATGAAGCTTTGGAGTCACCTTAGGTGTAAAAGCTATTTGATACTTTTAGCCAATGCGGAAGTATTTAGTTGCGTGGACATGACTCTCTCGGTCGAGACGGTTCACAACTTAGTGCATCAGTTTTTCGATTGCCACCTCCACCTTCTGATTTTGTAAATTTTGATTTTTGGAACATTCGTCCTCAAGCTGACTCTGGCTGCCAAAATCGGGCAGAGGATTCGGACGAGCCTCAGCGAGGGCGGCGCCCTCGACCGAGGAAGAATCAAGGACATATTTCTTGTACGGGTCATATCCGTCTTCCCAGGTTTGTTTGGGAGTTCTTCCCAGGCAGTGCTTTCCGCTATGGGTTCGACGGGCATTGTATTCCTCTATATAGGTGTCCAGATCAGCCTGTATTTGCGCGGTGGACGTGTATCGGGTTTTTCTGAAAGCCACAGCATAAAATTCCTCTTGGATGATCTGGTTGAGACGTTCCGTGCATCCGTTGGTCTGAGGGTTACGCGCCTTTGCAGAGAATGCTCAATGTCGTTCAGATGAAGGAACAGCTGGTAGAGATCCGAACTTCTACTCCCGATTACTCGGATCCTCGGTCGGTCAGTGTCCTGAGAAGACGGACTTGTTCCTCATCAAAAAATGGAAGGACTTTGTCGTTCAAAAAATCAGCAGCCGTGATTGCTGTTTTGTCTGGGTAAAGCTTTGCAAAACCGACATTCGAAAAGGTGTCGATGCCGGTTTGTTGATATATCTTACCAACCCCTTTGATATAACCAACGTAATAAGTGTCCTGCCCGAGTAGAAACCTAGGGCGGAAGGTTTCAATCTCACCGTGAGCTTGCTTCTCTTCCTTTGCAGACTCGAGCTCCACAATTTGTGATTCGGTCAGAATCACGCCCCTCTCACTGGCAAAATTCTCAAGATGCTTCAAGCGGTCTGGCTTCCGAAGCAGATTGTGCCTGCTCCAAATTCCTCGGACTCTACCATCGCTGATCATCCTCCCTTTGATTTTGGGCTCGTGAGCGACAAGGTTCTGGCCTCGGGTTGGATACTCGAGGCTGTAGTCCAATACCATCTTTTCAATCTCCGGGCTCAGGCGATTTGCAATTCGTGGAGACCTTCGTGACTTCTCAAGTAGCCC from Bdellovibrionales bacterium encodes:
- a CDS encoding endo-1,4-beta-xylanase, translating into MWVTRLKSANFALIYFISVRLLGCSPSHSIRFPTAAEVSNLQERPSLRVLAKKRDRRIGVGAVNSVSKYSDYSRKLIADEFDFLVSDYFMKWKWIHPHRDLWNFDVSDELVRFAQSHSQQVKGHALLWHRSLPDYVKNNPIGWSEVREHIETLMIRYRSQLSANGDKTLFAWDVLNEAIGDVDGNGKVVLRETIFKRSLGDNYVDRVFALARATDPDALLIYNDFGLELPGPKSEFALAWLEELKLRKVPIDVIGFQLHIPLWKKGALEKFETNLKRYSGLGFQVILSEIDVALFSSQEEFQSMSEEQVNQRLEKQKRVYAELMRICLRNSKCIGLSPWGLSDGDSWLRKTLGKNFEAPLLFDDRFRKKPAYWGIHEALESP
- a CDS encoding beta-galactosidase, with amino-acid sequence MQILGIFLGIALTFFHNDLFADQKVEIKNNRLHVGSNPEPFLFGAELQYFRLRAGHGANIPADKVYQLWESALGQMRRAGMNSLSFYIPWDFHEYREGKFDFKGTVDEDQDGNPDYPSRNVVYFIELARKYGFNRIMVRPGPYINAEWGFLGFGAIPLWFHEKYPDSHMRNPFGRRTKLYDYHNQDLLRLTKKWFQAVYDQVLQANMGDDSPIVFLQLDNETNFMWQSIYNHDYSQASMDRYRKYLTDEYLVIGKVNKIHGRNYQDWSEVFPPVKPGNNLAEDADWYRFNDWSIFTYLKEIRKMWEAIGIHEPQLLFTLAESYNATENGLLPNFKLRSWPGKTGMMTVNLYPKTYESGQLLNLPFKSDIDVKSMVQANKFYIGNQEWLLGPEIQAGWWRGIGVSEAARTQTYLTTIGHGLKALFVYYFSEGQNWQHDWAYHQIRPIFDKLLADQGFEWVPSGQLPDSFWEELQDRVDDNIVVGFNAKGIILDGPNAGADLYFDAPLDAEANPRPHFHILEDIGNKIAQPFGDFLAGAIEVSDKIGLLKDVNCHAPSRAGQKDNVLLNSDWAGGLLGFLLQAGYNPRILHAHLLNEKSLKEQKIVFRQDCGVSSHSSAIQLKNYVSQGGVLINFAEHTFLDEIKSQDPLLCENKEFASLKLQWQVCTLGKGLILQIKDPFYSRVNSDDYASLTKMIDYQRWMKAEIPASWPEPRLSIVGGGDRTVVFGRISPSKTGLWITVKTGQKAKQAVAIRIGSETLAIAGLANSKLTIQNVVSGEKMRHLIEKSGDIIVNIDLQSEDSKALFVSQEL
- a CDS encoding DUF1028 domain-containing protein, translating into MYYISVLSLFHFSLLTEARAIERPKSTRPVHTYSIVARDPRTGEMGVAVQSHWFAIGSLVPWGKAGVGVVATQSFIDTRYGTSGIKLMEEGWSAKQALQAIRAADPHPEIRQVAMLDFKGNVATHSGKSCIKFAGYRSGENYSVQSNLMIKEGVPEVMERAFLESKGPLAERLLKALEAAQAAGGDLRGKQSAAILVVAGQPSQSQSTSGRLVDLHVEDNSDPILELRRLYTLHKAYEHMNQGDLAIEEKKIDEALNHYGKAEKMFPENLEMKFWHAVSLVNAKRVAESLPLFRVIFSKDKNWSTLIPRLSEVKIIPDEKGITDEILSVSPKNDHK